From Mailhella massiliensis:
GCCGCGTATGCTCACGGACGTGACGCTGGCCAACGGAGACAAGTGTCTCATCATCGACGCGAAATGCTACGGAACGATTCTGGGCACCCACTACGACAAGGAGATTCTCTCACCGGCGAACTTGAACCAAATCTTCTCGTATGTCATGCATGCGGCGAACGCGTTTGACGGCGAAGCCTCGGGCATGCTGCTCTATTCGAAGACGGAGGGCGCGGAACTCGAGAGCGAGAGCTGGTTGGAGCTGGGTCATAGCTACCATGTGCGAACGCTCGATTTGAACCAGGACTTTGCTGGCATCGCCGCGCAGCTCGATGCGATTGCGGAGTTATTGGGCTAAGGTATGTGCGGGCGCCTCGCACCAAGGTAAGCTAATTTATGCAAGATTTCACGCATAAGAAAGGCCCGACTCATCGGGCCTTTCCAGGTGTAGACCGAAGCCTTCCACCGCGATTGGTTGTAGTCTAGCATACCCGGAGTTCTTTCGCCATTTCAGCGATAGGCAGTTTACCCATTGCTCGCATATTTCCGTAAAGCGGTAAGCTTATTGCGCGCGGTTGTTTTGATGATTTTGGAGTAGATGTTGAAGGGCAGTTCAGCGTAGAAGACCTTCAAGATGTTTTCATAGCCTGAAATGAACTGCTTGCATTCGGTTTTAGTCAAACGCATCTTGCGCATGAGGTAGGCGATGAGAACGATGTAATCAGTTATGTCGGAGAAATCGACGCCGACAACTCCTGTTTCCTGCTTTATGAGTTGAGCAACTCCAGAGTGGACAGCGCCGGATCGGAAACGAACATCGAGCACAACACCATTATGCGCAACAGCATTCCGGAGATCTTTTAGGGCAAAAATAATGTCTTTTAGGCGGCGCTCCGATTCCAAGTTGGTGGGCATATCAAGATCGCGAACGATGGACGTTTGAACACGCTTGTTGAGACATTCGTAGAATGCGCCAAAATTGCCAAGTGTCATAACTTCGAAAATTGCCCAGATGGGGATATCCTTGTCAGCATCACGGAAATGGCCAATGACGTCACGATTTTTATGGTTGCGAAAGATGAGGTTGTCAATTTCGCCGCGCAGTCGTTGGCGTCTATCCCACGCTTTGCGATATCTATCCCCTCTGTAGTTTCGGTAATCAGTGAGGCTTTGCTTCCAAATGTTTTCAAACGTTGCCGAGCCCGTGTCTTTGAGAACGGCTTCAAGCGTATAGTTTTTGAGGCATGTTTCAATTTGCACGACATGGGGGTAAAGCAGCGTTTTGACTTGCATGTCAAAATCGTAGAGAGCGGCAACCTGTGAGAAGTCCGTGAGTGGAAGTCGGTTGCTTGCTTTTCCCGCAAAGCGGTAGCCCTTGTATCCATGATAGTAGCCAATATTCTTAAGCTTGCGCTTCTGGGCTGAGCCTTTGATTGCTATGCCGCAATTTCGTAAATGCTTCATGAGCGAATTGAGCGTTTTGGGCATTGTGATGCTCCGAGATTCAATAAGGTAACGGAAGCATATTCTACCGCTGGAAATGGACGCGTCGTGTGGGATTGTTCGCGAGGTTGATTATTTGGAATCAGATCACTATGCCGTGCATTCTTTTCGTGCGAGGTTTTGCCCCGCTTGATCAAGGAGGCTCTCGATGCGGCAAAGCGCAGTATCGCGAGACGCTCGAACTCACCAAGATGGCACCGCACTGCCCCTACCTATACGTCACCAGCGTATGGAACCCTTCCATGCTGCCGGTGAGTCCCTGGCCTTGGATCGAATTGAACTTTACGTCCAGGATCTCGTAGCCGTCGTCCTGCATGGCGCTGACAATCGCGTCGATCTGCCCGGTGTACTTGTTCTCGCACTCGAACGTCTGGTTGAGGAACTTCGAGAAGCTGTTCAGCATCACGACGTGCACCTTACCGTCCTTGGGCGCGAGGCTTGCGCGCACGGTGTCCCGGTATTGGAACATGCCGTCGTTCCGGTACTGCTGCGCCTTGTTTTCGAGCTTTTCCTCATGCGAGCCAAAGATTCCCATAATGCGTCCTTTCGAATGGTGAACGATGGCGAGCCTGCGTCTTTAGGACATCGTATCGCACTGGGACGACTGCGGTCTTTGAGCACATGGGTGAGCGGTCTGCAAGTTGGGAGACAAACAGCCGTATAGCACATCCTGCTTTTGTGATACTATCACTACAGTGATACTTCAGATACAGAAACGGAGGCGGTGGCGTCGTGATCCTCTGGCATGGGTCGTCCGAAATCGTTAAGCAACCGCGCTTGGAGCTGTGCCGTCCATACAACGACTACGGCGCGGGCTTCTACTGTACCGAGCATGAAGACCTCGCAAAGGAATGGGCGTGCCCTGGCGAAGCGGATGGGTTTGCGAATCGCTATGAGCTTGCTACGGACAAGCTCGCCATCCTCGACCTTTCTAGCTCGGAATATTCGGTGCTCACTTGGCTCGCTTTGTTGCTCGCAAATCGCCGTGTCGATCTCTCGAATGCCATCGCTCGCACCGCTCGCGACTACCTGCTCGATCGCTTTCTCATCGACACATCGGGCTTCGACATCATTCGCGGATACCGTGCAGACGATTCGTACTTTTCGTTCGCGCGGGCGTTTTTGAACAACACGATTTCCGTAGCGCAGCTTTCCGAGGCTATGCGTTTGGGAAATCTGGGCGAGCAGGTTGCGCTTACCAGTGCGAAGGCGTTCGAGCGCATCCAATGTACCGGCTATGAACTTGCGTCTTGCGAGATCTATCACGCGCGTAGGGCCGAACGCGATCGCCGTGCGCGGAGCCAGTACCAATCTCTTTGCGCGCAGCTCGATCGCACCGGGCTGTATGTTCGCGTTATCCTGCTCGAGGAGGTCGATCCCCATGACCCACGTCTCTTCTAAAGGCCGTGGCGTCGTTGCCCGCGCGTACGACGTCCTCTACCTAGAAGACGCCATGTCCTGCCTTGCATGCTTCTTCGACTATGCGGCTTGGGACTACGGTGCCGAAGGATTTGAGGTTGCGAACCTTTTTGCGTCGAGTCGGCTTGCCCGGCAGTTCGAAACGGGGGCACCGTGGGTGGTTTCTGGGCGGTCGGGCATCGAGCTCTTCTGGGGCATGTGCGGCGAGCTTGGTTACGACGATGAACAGGCGATGATCGAGCAGGGCTTTCGACCAGACAGGACGCCTGAGTATTGGGCGGGCTGGATCGCCGCGTACGTCCAATGGCGGTTTGCGCTTACGTTCCGCACGGTTTTCGATGTGTTGCCGTTCGATGTGCTTGTCGACTTGTACGACCCGTGGCACGAAGCATCCGAAGAGCGTGTGGCTCAGTTGTTTGCGGAGCGGATGACAAGCTATCAGGGGCAGACGAACCTCGCGCGCATGCGGAGTGCCTGTGGATACACACAGCGTGAACTCGCCGAGCTATCTGGTGTTTCACTGCGGTCGATACAGATGTATGAGCAGCGCAACAAGGATATCAACCGGGCGCAAGCTTCCGCCGTGGCGCAGATTGCTCGCGTGCTTCACTGCCGGGTAGAGGATCTGCTCGAACCGGTTGTTGCGGTGGCGTAGCCCGGTATGCGACGTCTGCGGGGTGCAGCGCTCTACCGCTCAACCTTCCGCACGACTTCGATCCCCGGCG
This genomic window contains:
- a CDS encoding Abi family protein, giving the protein MPKTLNSLMKHLRNCGIAIKGSAQKRKLKNIGYYHGYKGYRFAGKASNRLPLTDFSQVAALYDFDMQVKTLLYPHVVQIETCLKNYTLEAVLKDTGSATFENIWKQSLTDYRNYRGDRYRKAWDRRQRLRGEIDNLIFRNHKNRDVIGHFRDADKDIPIWAIFEVMTLGNFGAFYECLNKRVQTSIVRDLDMPTNLESERRLKDIIFALKDLRNAVAHNGVVLDVRFRSGAVHSGVAQLIKQETGVVGVDFSDITDYIVLIAYLMRKMRLTKTECKQFISGYENILKVFYAELPFNIYSKIIKTTARNKLTALRKYASNG
- a CDS encoding DUF3990 domain-containing protein; this translates as MILWHGSSEIVKQPRLELCRPYNDYGAGFYCTEHEDLAKEWACPGEADGFANRYELATDKLAILDLSSSEYSVLTWLALLLANRRVDLSNAIARTARDYLLDRFLIDTSGFDIIRGYRADDSYFSFARAFLNNTISVAQLSEAMRLGNLGEQVALTSAKAFERIQCTGYELASCEIYHARRAERDRRARSQYQSLCAQLDRTGLYVRVILLEEVDPHDPRLF
- a CDS encoding helix-turn-helix transcriptional regulator; this encodes MTHVSSKGRGVVARAYDVLYLEDAMSCLACFFDYAAWDYGAEGFEVANLFASSRLARQFETGAPWVVSGRSGIELFWGMCGELGYDDEQAMIEQGFRPDRTPEYWAGWIAAYVQWRFALTFRTVFDVLPFDVLVDLYDPWHEASEERVAQLFAERMTSYQGQTNLARMRSACGYTQRELAELSGVSLRSIQMYEQRNKDINRAQASAVAQIARVLHCRVEDLLEPVVAVA